The genomic segment GAACGACGCACCTTTATAGAGTGAATAGCCTGAAACCGCGCTGCAGAGATTCCCCATGAGACTCCCGGCCGTTTCAGAATCAAAGACGACGGGAACTCGTTGGGTGGCAACTTTCCTCGCCCCGAGCTTGCGGACCGTCCGACGCGCCGCTTCCAACCCCACCGCCTCCGGAGAGTCCAGCTTGGCGAATTTCCGTTGTATGGCGTACCAGGAATCGCGCTGCATGGCCCCGGTCTGTGAATCGGTGGCAACGGGCGACACAGACATCGAAAAGCTGGAACTCTGGTACTCTCCCAGAAACCCATGACTGTTGCCCAATACCACGCGCCCCGAGGAGGAATCGAAATCAGCTCCTTCCGAGTTTGTCACGCGCTCGTCCATAGACATGGCAGCAGCCTCTACCCGCTTGGCCAATTCTATTTGCTGCTCAGTGTTCAGCTTGGTCGGATCATAGAGATCCAAATCCGGCCACTTGGCTGCCATCTGATCCGCTTCCGGCAAGCCGGATACCTGGTCTTCCACGACAGCTTTGGCCAAATTACAGGTCTCGGCGACAAGTTGATTCAACGAGTCCGCCGAAAAATCGGAGGTGGAGGTGCTGGCGGAGCGTTTCCCGACAAACACGCGTAAGCCGAGATGCTTCTCGCGGGCTTTCGTGAGGCGATCGACGGAACCCAATCTAACTTGTAGCGAAAAGGTTTCGCCGTCGGCGATAATAATGTCCGCTGCCGTCGCCCCACTGCGCTTCGCTTTAGCCAAGAGATCAACCGCGAGTTGGCTGTAGCCATCGGATTTTTGTATTTGCTGGCTCATTCTTGCGTTCCGCCTACAGTAATTTCGTCGATTCGAATGGTCGGCAGGCCAACCCCCACCGGCACAGACTGCCCGTCCTTGCCACAGGTACCGATGCCCTCGTCAAGCTTGAGGTCGTGTCCGACCATCGAAACTTTGGTGAGAATGTCTGGCCCGCTGCCGATCAACGTCGCCCCCTTGACCGGCCTCGTTACCTTACCTCCTTCGATCATGTATGCTTCACTGGCAGAAAATACGAATTTCCCGTTCGTGATATCCACCTGGCCGCCTCCGAACGAGACGGCATACAGCCCACGATCGACCGAGCGAATGATCTCTTCAGGATCCGATGCACCAGCCAACATGAAGGTATTCGTCATTCGCGGCAGCACCACACTCTGGTAACTTTCTCGCCTCCCGTTGCCGGTCAAGGGAATCCCCATAAGACGCGCATTTAATTTGTCAGTGATGTAGCCGCGCAGGATCCCGCGCTCGATGAGCACGGTACGACCGGTCGGAGTGCCTTCATCGTCCATATTGAGCGAGCCACGCCGGCCTGGCAAGGTTCCATCATCCACGATCGTACAGACGTCCGACGCGACCCGCTTTCCGAGGAGGTGGGAGAATGCCGAGGTTTTCTTGCGATTGAAGTCTGCTTCAAGGCCGTGACCGATCGCTTCATGCAACAAAATTCCGGGCCATCCTCCACCCAGCACGACCGGCATGACACCGGCCGGCGCTTCGACCGCAGAGAGGTTGAGAATCGCTTCACGTGCCGCTTCACGCGCAAACCGCAAATGCCGGTCACCGTCGTGATAGAACTCAAATCCGACACGGCCACCCCCGCCGAACGAGCCCGCTTGTCGTTGGCCATTCTCCTCTGCGATGCAGGTCACTTGCAGCCGCGACAGTGGCTGCAGATCCCCGATGATCAACCCGTCCGATGTGGCGATCACGACGACCTTATACTCTGTATTGAACGAGGCCATCACATTCTTGATACGCGAGTCATACCGGCGCGCCTCCGCATCGATGGCATTCAACAAGGACACGCGATCCACCGTGGCGACTTCGGCTTGTGCCCGTTCGATTGGATAGAGATTTCTCGTTGGGCGTTGATTGACCGGAACCGATATCTGGGTGTCCCCGCTCGGCGAATTGGCAATGTATCGAGCCGTATCTGCTGCGAGTTCGAGCGCCGCCTTCGTCAGTTCGTCGGAATAGGCAAAGCCGGTTTTTTCTCCAGCCGTCGCTCGTACCCCCACACCCTGCGACACGCTCTTCGTCGCACGCTTGACGAGGGACTCCTCCATTGAAACGGACTCTGACACGCAGGACTCAAAGTAGAGGTCGGCATAGTCAACATC from the Nitrospirota bacterium genome contains:
- a CDS encoding TldD/PmbA family protein — its product is MSQQIQKSDGYSQLAVDLLAKAKRSGATAADIIIADGETFSLQVRLGSVDRLTKAREKHLGLRVFVGKRSASTSTSDFSADSLNQLVAETCNLAKAVVEDQVSGLPEADQMAAKWPDLDLYDPTKLNTEQQIELAKRVEAAAMSMDERVTNSEGADFDSSSGRVVLGNSHGFLGEYQSSSFSMSVSPVATDSQTGAMQRDSWYAIQRKFAKLDSPEAVGLEAARRTVRKLGARKVATQRVPVVFDSETAGSLMGNLCSAVSGYSLYKGASFLTGRLDKPMAPEHVTVYDDGQVVGGLGSRPFDGEGLPTRKTTVVERGVLKSYLLDTYSGRKLGLASTGNASRSVGENPSVGPTNFYLVPGIKTADEIIKTVKQGLYVTDLIGFGINMVTGDYSRGASGFWIEGGELAYPVEEITIAGNLNDMFAGIEMIGSDLVFRGRIASPTVKIAEMMVAGN
- the tldD gene encoding metalloprotease TldD; translated protein: MGELVQLTSFGLTEGEVFEALGRVKVRDVDYADLYFESCVSESVSMEESLVKRATKSVSQGVGVRATAGEKTGFAYSDELTKAALELAADTARYIANSPSGDTQISVPVNQRPTRNLYPIERAQAEVATVDRVSLLNAIDAEARRYDSRIKNVMASFNTEYKVVVIATSDGLIIGDLQPLSRLQVTCIAEENGQRQAGSFGGGGRVGFEFYHDGDRHLRFAREAAREAILNLSAVEAPAGVMPVVLGGGWPGILLHEAIGHGLEADFNRKKTSAFSHLLGKRVASDVCTIVDDGTLPGRRGSLNMDDEGTPTGRTVLIERGILRGYITDKLNARLMGIPLTGNGRRESYQSVVLPRMTNTFMLAGASDPEEIIRSVDRGLYAVSFGGGQVDITNGKFVFSASEAYMIEGGKVTRPVKGATLIGSGPDILTKVSMVGHDLKLDEGIGTCGKDGQSVPVGVGLPTIRIDEITVGGTQE